From a single Lolium rigidum isolate FL_2022 chromosome 7, APGP_CSIRO_Lrig_0.1, whole genome shotgun sequence genomic region:
- the LOC124675052 gene encoding low molecular mass early light-inducible protein HV90, chloroplastic-like has protein sequence MATMMAITSFAGAAVGLQGAGGRFAAGSPPMALRRRTVAVRAQADEPSTPPPNKPKASTSIWDALAFSGPAPERINGRLAMVGFVTALAVEAGRGDGLLSQLGSGTGQAWFAYTVAVLSVASLVPLLQGESAEGRAGAIMNANAELWNGRFAMLGLVALAATEIVTGAPFINV, from the coding sequence ATGGCGACCATGATGGCCATCACCTCGTTCGCCGGTGCCGCCGTCGGGCTTCAGGGAGCAGGTGGCCGCTTCGCTGCCGGCTCTCCGCCTATGGCGCTGCGCCGACGCACCGTCGCTGTCAGGGCCCAGGCCGACGAGCCGAGCACGCCACCACCCAACAAGCCCAAGGCGAGCACCTcgatctgggacgcgctggcgttcAGCGGCCCTGCGCCGGAGCGCATCAACGGGCGACTTGCTATGGTGGGTTTCGTGACGGCGCTGGCCGTCGAGGCGGGGCGCGGCGACGGGCTCCTGTCGCAGCTGGGCAGCGGCACCGGCCAGGCGTGGTTCGCGTACACTGTGGCGGTGCTGTCCGTGGCGTCGCTGGTGCCGCTGCTCCAGGGCGAGAGCGCCGAGGGCAGGGCCGGGGCCATCATGAATGCCAATGCCGAGCTTTGGAATGGCCGTTTTGCCATGCTCGGCCTCGTTGCGCTCGCCGCCACCGAGATCGTCACGGGCGCGCCCTTCATTAACGTGTAA
- the LOC124675477 gene encoding low molecular mass early light-inducible protein HV60, chloroplastic-like, producing MATMMAITSFAGVAVGLQGAGGRFAARSPPMALRRRTVAVRAQADEPRTPPPNKPKASTSIWDALAFSGPAPERINGRLAMVGFVTALAVEAGRGDGLLSQLGSGTGQAWFAYTVAVLSVASLVPLLQGESAEGRAGAIMNANAELWNGRLAMLGLVALAATEIITGAPFINV from the coding sequence ATGGCGACCATGATGGCCATCACCTCGTTCGCCGGTGTCGCCGTCGGGCTTCAGGGAGCAGGTGGCCGCTTCGCCGCCCGCTCTCCGCCTATGGCGCTGCGCCGACGCACCGTCGCTGTCAGGGCCCAGGCCGACGAGCCGAGGACGCCACCACCCAACAAGCCCAAGGCGAGCACCTcgatctgggacgcgctggcgttcAGCGGCCCTGCGCCGGAGCGCATCAACGGGCGCCTTGCTATGGTGGGTTTCGTGACGGCGCTGGCCGTCGAGGCGGGGCGCGGCGACGGGCTCCTGTCGCAGCTGGGCAGCGGCACCGGCCAGGCGTGGTTCGCGTACACCGTGGCAGTGCTGTCCGTGGCGTCGCTGGTGCCGCTGCTCCAGGGCGAGAGCGCTGAGGGCAGGGCCGGGGCCATCATGAACGCCAACGCAGAGCTCTGGAACGGCCGCTTAGCCATGCTCGGCCTCGTCGCGCTCGCCGCCACCGAGATCATCACGGGCGCGCCCTTCATTAACGTGTAA